A genomic region of Oryza glaberrima chromosome 1, OglaRS2, whole genome shotgun sequence contains the following coding sequences:
- the LOC127775659 gene encoding piezo-type mechanosensitive ion channel homolog isoform X5, with the protein MKMKIKIKCFMQNKVLLLALSLWSFNFTSICAFGLLAYVGYILYAFPSLFEMHRLNGSLLVFILLWAASTYIFNVAFTFFNKRFQKDMMIWETIGLWHYSIPGLFLLAQFCLGVFVALCNLVNNSVFVYTTTEGGASSSDDHLIDEKEDTMVLIVATLAWGLRKLSRAITLMLLFLLVVKPGFIHAVYMCFFLVFLLNHSIKKGLRQILVLFCEAHFSILYILQLDLVSSALERSGSLTMEVLSQLGLSNKSTTKDFMEIGSIVCFCAVHSHGFKMLFALSAVLRHTPSTPVGFTILKAGLNKSVLLSVYNSQNSRNGQADRSTHEKKIASYLSKIGQKFLWVYRSYGTYVAFLTILLTLYLVTPNYISFGYLFFLLVWIIGRQLVEKTKRRLWFPLKVYATVVFIFTYCLSVSPLFAGLVSKFVKLYPDLGFDPEASLLMNVWQSLAVLVVMQLYSYERRQNSDKNFGVSDASESGLLGFLRRLLIWHSEKILSVTVFYACLSSISLSGLIYLLGLIMFSILPKVSRIPSKVYLVYTGLLATSEYLFQMLCEPAQMCPGQQFHGLSVFLGLKHYDAGFWGVEYGLRGKVLVIVACTIQYNVFHWLDLMPTSLLHEGKWEEPCQLFISGDTSSNARDNNKDSHSSNRFSSLFSKVQGLIGSSSSSSLSSGSTCQTSEPVQNETSGSDEGKRYSFSKIWGMSKESHKWDKRKIISLRRERFETQKTTFKCYMKFWMENLFKLRGLEINMIVLLLASFTLLNVISIFYITCLVVCILMNRDLIQKLWPLFVVLFASVLLLEYFALWKEGMPWLHSINDIEVHCRECWKNSRIFFAYCSKCWLGLIADDPRMLISYYIVFIFSSFKLRSDRFSGFSDSDTYHQMMSQRKNALVWRDLSLETKSFWTFLDYIRLYAYCHLLDIVLALIAITGTLEYDVLHLGYLGFALVFFRMRLEILKKKNKIFKYLRMYNFALIVLSLAYQSPYFGQFSSGKCDQIDYIYEIIGFYKYDYGFKITSRSAFVEIVIFLLVSIQSYIFSSGEFDYVSRYLEAEQIGAMVHEQEKKALKKTEQLQHLRRSEEQKRERNMQVERMKSEMYNLQSQLNRMNSFTPINNASHSEGLRHRRNTKLYTDIDTPLQDSGIGSPRKEDKTGSTDSSQSFEFSVEDAQKSLTDLMFRTPCDTPRSPIRGTSEEFKVTDNARNSLGSTSEITEVEENEGKVNHNLLKLQYGRGAVKENPLKSAVQLIGDGVSQVQSFGNQAVTNIVSFLNIDPEEPHSSDHPAEDDIYDMVESQRETHDGQLLRTHSVTSGNGTKSSANMPIGVIFRYIWYQMRSNYDYVCYCCFVLVFLWNFSLLSMVYLGALFLYALCVNYGPSYLFWVIVLIYTELNILSQYIYQIVIQHCGLNIHIPLLQRLGFPDDKIKASFVVSILPLFLVYISTLLQSSITAKDGEWVPVTEFSFLSARNNVEEKQRMPYNWRDRLKNIHLPVMNLIRMIGRGISRYWLSLTQGAESPPYFVQVTMEVNHWPEDGIQPERIESAINRVLAIAHEERCQANSPSSCHSCSRVRIQSIERSKENSSMALAVLEVVYAAPLDCQSAGWYKSLTPAADVEKEIHESQKAGLFEDVNFPYPVVSVIGGGKREIDLYAYYFGADLAVFFLVAMFYQSVLKNKSEFLEVYQLEDQFPKEFVFILMILFFLIVVDRIIYLWSFATGKVIFYLFNLVLFTYSVTEYAWGMELVHRNVGGFVLRAIYLTKSISLALQALQIRCGIPNKSNLYRQFLTSKVTQVNYFGFRLYRALPFLYELRCVLDWSCTTTSLTMYDWLKLEDIYASLFLVKCDAILNRANHQQGEKQTKMTKFCSGICLFFVLICVIWAPMLIYSSGNPTNIANPIIDVSVKIDIKALGGRLTFFKTTVCEKIPWKHMRAYDDVDPLDYLGGYNVEDIQLICCQPDASTMWLIPAPVQTRFIQSLEETEMIFGNMELILNWDFLRARPKGKELVKYESPVDRSPSVDDVKRVLNGTTNSFRITDAYPRYFRVTGSGEVRRLEASIDSVSGELLLNNGTPPWWSFYDTNPSDLAGCQGLNGPMAIVVSEETPQGIIGETLSKFSIWSLYITFVLAVARFIRLQCSDLRMRIPYENLPSCDRLLDICEGIYAARAEGELEVEEVLYWTLVNIYRSPHMLLEYTKPD; encoded by the exons atgaagatgaagataaagattaagtgtttcatgcaaaacaag GTTTTGCTGCTTGCGCTTTCCCTTTGGAGCTTCAATTTTACTAGCATCTGTGCTTTTGGTCTTCTAGCTTATGTTGGATACATTTTATATGCTTTTCCTTCGTTATTTGAAATGCATCGGTTGAATGGGTCACTCCTAGTTTTCATTCTTCTATGGGCAGCCAGCACATATATCTTCAATGTGGCATTTACATTCTTCAATAAAAGATTTCAAAAG GATATGATGATTTGGGAAACCATTGGGCTTTGGCACTATTCTATTCCTGGATTATTTCTTCTTGCTCAGTTCTGCCTTGGCGTCTTTGTAGCACTGTGTAATCTTGTAAACAATTCTGTTTTTGTTTACACAACTACTGAGGGGGGAGCGTCATCGAGTGATGACCACCTCATTGATG AGAAGGAAGATACAATGGTTTTGATTGTAGCAACTCTAGCATGGGGTCTACGCAAGCTTTCACGTGCAATCACTTTGATGCTACTGTTTCTTCTTGTGGTGAAACCTGGCTTTATTCATGCTGTTTACA TGTGTTTTTTTCTGGTGTTTCTGTTGAATCATTCAATCAAAAAGGGACTGCGCCAGATCTTAGTGCTATTCTGTGAGGCGCATTTTTCAATACTGTACATTCTTCAGCTTGATTTAGTTTCCAGTGCTTTGGAGCGTAGTGGTTCCCTAACAATGGAGGTACTCTCACAGTTAG GTCTTTCAAATAAATCTACAACAAAGGATTTCATGGAAATTGGTTCAATTGTGTGCTTTTGTGCTGTCCATAGTCATGGTTTTAAAATGCTTTTTGCACTCTCCGCGGTTCTTCGGCATACACCTTCTACTCCTGTTGGGTTCACTATCTTAAAGGCTGGTCTGAACAAGTCAGTTCTGCTGTCAGTGTATAACTCGCAAAATTCGCGAAATGGTCAAGCTGATCGAAGTACACATG AGAAAAAGATAGCATCATATCTCAGTAAAATTGGCCAAAAGTTTCTTTGGGTGTATCGCTCGTATGGAACCTATGTGGCTTTCCTCACAATTCTTTTGACTCTCTACTTGGTGACTCCTAATTATATATCCTTTGGTTAcctttttttccttctggtTTGGATAATTGGAAGGCAACTTGTCGAGAAGACAAAGAGACGGCTTTGGTTTCCACTAAAAGTATATGCCACTGTGGTTTTCATCTTTACATACTGCCTTAGTGTGTCACCCCTTTTTGCAGGGTTAGTCTCAAAATTTGTTAAACTATATCCTGATCTGGGATTTGATCCCGAGGCCTCGCTGTTGATGAATGTTTGGCAATCATTGGCTGTTCTAGTAGTAATGCAACTTTATAGCTATGAAAGACGGCAGAACAGTGACAAGAACTTTGGTGTATCTGATGCTTCTGAATCTGGGCTTCTGGGGTTCCTAAGGAGATTGTTAATTTGGCATAGTGAGAAGATATTATCAGTTACTGTGTTCTATGCTTGCCTATCATCAATCAGTTTATCTGGCCTAATTTATCTTTTAGGTCTCATTATGTTTTCCATTTTACCTAAAGTTTCTCGAATTCCTTCCAAGGTTTACCTTGTTTACACTGGTTTACTTGCTACATCAGAATACCTATTTCAAATGTTATGTGAACCTGCTCAAATGTGTCCTGGTCAGCAGTTCCATGGCTTGTCTGTCTTTCTTGGTTTGAAGCATTATGATGCTGGATTTTGGGGTGTCGAATATGGTCTTCGAGGAAAAGTTTTGGTAATCGTGGCTTGCACCATTCAGTATAATGTTTTCCATTGGTTGGATTTGATGCCAACATCTCTTTTACATGAGGGCAAATGGGAAGAACCTTGCCAGCTCTTTATCTCTGGTGATACATCTTCTAATGCTAGGGACAATAACAAGGATAGTCATTCATCAAATAGGTTTAGTTCATTGTTTTCAAAAGTTCAAGGTCTGATTGGTAGCAGCTCAAGTTCATCTCTGAGTTCAGGGAGCACTTGTCAGACATCAGAACCTGTCCAGAATGAGACAAGCGGCTCAGATGAGGGCAAAAGATACTCATTTTCAAAGATTTGGGGAATGTCAAAAGAAAGCCACAAGTGGGATAAGAGAAAGATTATTTCCTTGAGAAGAGAAAGATTTGAAACTCAGAAGACAACCTTTAAATGCTACATGAAATTCTGGATGGAAAATCTCTTTAAATTGCGAGGTCTTGAAATTAACATGATCGTGTTACTATTGGCCAGCTTTACATTGTTGAATGTTATATCAATTTTTTACATCACATGCCTCGTTGTATGTATTCTTATGAACAGAGATCTTATCCAGAAACTGTGGCCTCTTTTTGTTGTTCTCTTTGCTTCGGTCCTACTACTCGAGTACTTTGCTCTTTGGAAGGAAGGAATGCCCTGGTTACACAGTATCAATGACATTGAAGTTCATTGTCGCGAATGCTGGAAAAATTCAAGGATTTTCTTTGCATATTGCTCAAAATGTTGGCTGG GGTTAATAGCTGACGATCCTCGAATGCTCATTAGCTACTATATTGTCTtcattttttcctcttttaAGTTACGGTCCGATCGTTTCTCTGGTTTCTCAGACTCAGATACTTATCATCAGATGATGTCACAAAGGAAAAATGCATTAGTTTGGAGGGACCTCTCATTGGAAACAAAAAGTTTCTGGACTTTTCTTGATTATATACGGCTTTATGCTTATTGCCATTTATTGGACATAGTTTTAGCATTAATTGCTATTACTGGTACGCTGGAGTATGATGTGCTGCACCTTGGTTATCTTGGATTTGCTTTGGTTTTCTTCAGAATGAGGCTTGAaatattgaagaaaaaaaataaaatattcaaGTATCTGCGGATGTATAATTTTGCGCTTATTGTTTTATCACTTGCTTATCAATCTCCTTATTTTGGGCAATTTAGCTCTGGCAAGTGTGACCAAATTGACTATATTTATGAAATTATTGGATTTTACAAGTATGATTATGGTTTTAAGATAACATCACGATCAGCTTTTGTTGAGATAGTGATCTTCTTATTGGTGTCAATTCAATCATACATCTTTAGTTCTGGTGAATTTGATTATGTATCAAGATACCTTGAGGCTGAACAAATTGGTGCGATGGTCCATGAGCAGGAGAAAAAAGCTTTGAAGAAAACTGAACAGCTCCAACATCTTCGAAGGTCCGAGGAGCAAAAACGTGAGCGGAACATGCAAGTGGAAAGGATGAAATCTGAGATGTACAATTTACAAAGTCAGCTTAATCGAATGAATTCCTTCACCCCAATCAACAATGCATCTCACAGTGAAGGCTTACGTCACAGGAGGAATACTAAGTTGTATACTGATATTGACACCCCGTTGCAAGATAGTGGGATTGGATCACCAAGAAAGGAGGATAAGACTGGTAGCACAGACTCATCCCAATCCTTTGAATTTTCTGTAGAAGATGCACAGAAGAGCTTGACAGATTTAATGTTCCGGACTCCATGTGATACTCCTAGGTCACCAATCAGGGGGACAAGTGAAGAATTTAAGGTGACTGATAATGCTAGGAACTCACTGGGTTCAACATCCGAGATCACTGAGGTCGAAGAAAATGAGGGCAAAGTGAATCATAATTTACTAAAACTGCAGTATGGAAGAGGGGCAGTTAAGGAAAACCCACTAAAATCTGCTGTGCAATTAATTGGTGATGGTGTCTCCCAAGTTCAGTCCTTTGGAAACCAGGCAGTTACAAATATTGTGAGCTTCTTGAACATTGATCCAGAAGAACCACATTCCAGTGATCATCCTGCAGAAGATGACATTTATGATATGGTAGAAAGTCAGAGGGAAACACATGATGGCCAGTTGTTAAGAACACATTCAGTTACCTCTGGAAATGGCACAAAATCGTCTGCAAACATGCCGATAGGTGTAATCTTTCGGTATATATGGTATCAGATGCGAAGTAATTATGATTATGTTTGCTATTGCTGTTTCGTTCTGGTTTTCTTGTGGAATTTTAGCTTGCTATCCATGGTTTACCTTGGAGCACTTTTCTTGTATGCTCTTTGTGTGAACTATGGGCCAAGTTACCTGTTTTGGGTCATTGTTCTGATCTACACTGAGCTGAACATTCTCTCACAATATATATACCAGATTGTCATTCAGCACTGTGGTTTGAACATACATATACCTCTTCTCCAGAGATTAGGTTTTCCGGATGATAAAATAAAGGCATCATTTGTTGTCAGCATATTGCCTCTCTTTCTGGTGTATATATCTACCCTCTTGCAGAGTTCCATAACGGCTAAAGATGGTGAATGGGTTCCTGTAACAGAGTTCAGCTTTCTAAGTGCAAGAAATAATGTAGAAGAGAAACAACGTATGCCTTACAATTGGAGAGATAGGCTAAAAAATATTCACTTGCCTGTAATGAATCTTATAAGGATGATTGGGAGAGGCATATCTAGATATTGGTTGTCACTAACACAAGGGGCAGAATCTCCTCCATATTTTGTGCAAGTTACAATGGAAGTAAACCATTGGCCAGAAGATGGAATTCAACCAGAAAGAATAGAGTCAGCAATAAACAGGGTCCTTGCTATAGCTCATGAAGAAAGATGTCAAGCCAACTCGCCTTCATCTTGCCATTCTTGTAGTCGGGTTCGGATTCAAAGTATTGAGCGAAGCAAAGAAAACTCTAGTATGGCTCTTGCTGTCCTAGAAGTTGTCTATGCTGCTCCCTTGGACTGCCAATCAGCAGGATGGTACAAATCACTCACTCCAGCTGCTGATGTAGAGAAGGAGATTCATGAATCACAAAAGGCAGGACTTTTTGAAGATGTAAATTTTCCTTACCCAGTAGTCTCTGTGATTGGCGGTGGTAAAAGGGAAATTGATCTTTATGCATATTATTTTGGTGCTGATTTGGCAGTTTTCTTTCTCGTTGCCATGTTCTATCAATCTGTTCTTAAAAACAAAAGTGAATTTCTGGAAGTTTACCAGCTGGAGGATCAGTTTCCCAAAGAGTTTGTTTTCATCCTAATG ATTCTCTTTTTCTTGATTGTGGTTGATCGCATCATATATCTGTGGTCATTTGCCACAGGAAAAGTCATTTTCTATCTTTTCAACCTAGTGCTTTTCACATACTCTGTCACTGAATATGCTTGGGGAATGGAGCTAGTGCACAGAAATGTTGGAGGATTTGTTCTACGTGCAATCTATCTTACAAAGTCGATTTCCTTGGCACTTCAAGCTTTACAGATTAGATGTGGTATTCCCAACAAGAGTAACTTGTATCGACAGTTTTTGACAAGCAAAGTTACACAAGTAAATTATTTTGGTTTCCGGCTTTACCGTGCTCTGCCCTTCTTGTATGAGCTGCGGTGTGTGCTTGATTGGTCATGTACAACCACATCATTAACAATGTATGATTGGCTTAAG TTGGAGGATATATATGCAAGCTTGTTCCTTGTGAAATGCGATGCAATTTTAAACAGGGCAAATCACCAACAAGGGGAGAAGCAAACGAAAATGACAAAATTCTGCAGTGGGATATGCCTATTCTTTGTACTTATCTGTGTTATTTGGGCACCTATGTTG ATATACAGTAGTGGTAACCCAACAAATATTGCCAACCCTATTATTGATGTAAGTGTTAAGATTGATATAAAAGCTCTTGGTGGTAGGTTAACCTTTTTTAAAACCACCGTCTGTGAAAAGATACCATGGAAACACATGAGGGCCTATGATGATGTTGACCCTCTAGATTATTTGGGAGGATATAATGTTGAGGACATTCAACTTATTTGTTGCCAACCGGATGCATCGACGATGTGGTTGATACCAGCTCCAGTGCAAACCAGATTCATTCAATCCCTTGAGGAGACAGAAATGATTTTTGGAAACATGGAGCTTATTTTAAATTGGGATTTTCTCAGAGCTAGACCAAAAGGGAAGGAACTAGTGAAATATGAGTCACCTGTTGATCGTAGTCCAAGTGTAGATGATGTTAAACGAGTGCTAAACGGGACTACAAATAGCTTCAGGATAACTGATGCTTACCCTAGATACTTTCGGGTTACTGGATCAGGTGAAGTGCGACGATTAGAAGCATCG ATAGATTCAGTAAGTGGCGAACTGCTCTTGAATAATGGCACTCCTCCTTGGTGGTCATTCTATGATACAAACCCATCAGATTTGGCTGGCTGTCAAGGCCTTAATGGTCCCATGGCCATCGTTGTGTCTGAGGAGACACCTC AGGGTATTATTGGTGAAACACTGAGCAAATTCAGCATTTGGAGTTTGTACATTACCTTTGTGTTAGCTGTTGCAAGATTTATTAGACTGCAATGCTCAGATCTGAGAATGAGAATACCTTATGAGAATCTTCCATCTTGCGACAG GTTACTTGACATCTGTGAAGGCATTTATGCAGCACGAGCAGAGGGTGAGTTAGAAGTGGAAGAAGTTCTATATTGGACATTGGTAAATATATACAGGTCACCTCATATGCTGCTTGAGTATACCAAGCCAGACTAG